The following nucleotide sequence is from Agromyces sp. SYSU T00194.
TCGCCGCGCTGTTCCGCCGGTCGCTGCAGTTCCGCACGGTCCTCATCACGATCTCCCTGTCGGGCCTCGCGATCCTGGTGATCGGCCTGTACATCTCGTTCAGCATCGCCTCGAACCTCTTCCAGACCCGTCTCGACCAGGTGCTCGACGCCTCCACGAACGCGGAGACCGCCGCGCAGGCGGTGCTCGACTCGTCGGACGCGACCGACCGCGCCGCGCTGCAGAGCGTGCTGCGCTCGGCGATCGAGCGGGCCAGCGTGACGGCGTCGAGCTCGCTCGTCGCCGTCTACCGCGCGCCCGGGCAGGAGTCGTCGACGATCGCGCCGCAGGACCAGGGCACGAACCAGCTCACCAACACCATCACCGACCAGCTCCGCCAGACCGTGCAGGACAACCCGGGGAGCCAGTTCTGGCAGTCGGTCGAGTTCGTCGAGCTGGACGAGTCCACCGTCCCGGGCGTGGTCGTGGGCACCGACGTGGAGGTCCCGAGCGCCGGCCGGTACGAGCTGTACATCGGCTACAACCTCGCCGACGCCGACGCGACGCTGGCGTTCATGCAGTTCACGGGCGTCGTCGGCGCGATCGCGCTGCTCGTGCTGCTCGCCGTGATCACGCTCCTGGTGGTCCGCTGGGTGATCGAGCCGATCCAGGCCGTGTCGGCGACGAGCCGGAGGTTCGCCGACGGCGACCTCGGCGTGCGCATGCCCACCAAGGGCGAGGACGAGCTCGCGACGCTCGCGGAGTCGTTCAACGGCATGGCCGACAGCCTGCAGCAGCGCATCCACGAGCTGGCGGAGCTCTCCGTCATGCAGCAGCGGTTCGTGTCCGACGTGTCGCACGAGCTCCGCACCCCGCTCACCACGATCCGGCTGGCTGGCGACGTGCTCTACCAGCAGCGCGAGGACTTCCGGCAGTCGACCTCGCGCACGGTCGAGCTGCTGCACACGCAGACCGAGCGCTTCGAGACGCTGCTCGCCGACCTGCTCGAGATCAGCCGGTACGACGCCGGCTCGGTCGAGCTCGAGGCCGAGCCGACCAACCTCGTGCACCTGGCGACGGATGCCGTCGACGGCATGCGCTCGCTCGCCGAGGAGCGCGGCTCCGACATGCGCGTCGTCGCGCCCGGCGGCCACCTCGACGCGGAGGTCGACCCGCGGCGCATCCGGCGCGTCGTGCGCAACCTCCTCGGCAACGCGATCGAGCACGGCGAGGGCAGGCCCATCGTGGTCTCGGTCGACAGCGACGAGCACGCCGTCGCCATCGCCGTGCGCGACTACGGGCTCGGCATGACCGCCGAGGACGCGGACCGCGTGTTCGACCGCTTCTGGCGGGCCGACCCGAGCCGCAAGCGATCGATCGGCGGTACCGGACTCGGGCTCGCCATCTCGCTGGAGGACGCCCACGTGCACGGCGGATGGCTCGAGGTGTGGTCGTCGCCCGGCGCGGGATCCTGCTTCCGACTCACCCTCCCGCGCGTGGCGGGCGGGGTCCTCGCCTCCTCGCCGCTGCCCCTGCCGCCCGAGGACGCCGAGGGCACGGACCACGAGGTGGCCCGCCTCGTCGGATCGGTCGGCACGACGGGGCCCGTGCCCACGGTCGACGACGCGTCGACCCCGACGACGGAGGTCGATCGTGCGTAGCATCCGCCATGCGGCGTCCATCGCCGCGCTCGCGACCCTCGCGCTGCTCGCGGGGTGCGCGTCGATCCCCACCTCGGGCGGCGTGAACGCCGGGCAGGTCACGACCGGCGAGGAGACGGTCGAGGTCGACGTCGTGGCCTCCGGCCCCGTCTCGGGCAGCTCGCCCGAGCAGATCCTGCGCGGATTCGTCGACGCGGCCGCCAGCCCGCGCAACAACTACCAGACGGCGCGCCTGTTCCTCACCCCGACCTTCGCGGAGGAGTGGACGCCGGACGCCGGCGCGACGGTCGACCGCATCTCCGCCCGCCAGTACGTCGAGCTCGACGAGAACAGCTGGCGCATCCAGGCGGAGCCCGTGGCGGGCCTCACCGAGACGGGCGAGTACGACGACACGGTCTCGGACTCGCGGGTCACGCTCGACTACGAGCTGACCCAGGTCGCGGGGGAGTGGCGCATCTCGCGCGCCCCGCAGGGCGTGCTCGTGGACGACGCGATCTTCGACATCGCATTCGCGCAGTACCCGCTGTACTTCTACGACCCGACCACCACCTACCTCGTGCCCGACGTGCGCTGGTTCGCCCGGCGCGAGTCGACCCAGACCAGCATCGTGCGCGAACTGCTGCGCGGTCCGGCCGAGTGGCTCACGGCGGGCGTGGTCAGTGCGATCCCCGACGGCCTGCGGCTCGATCCCGGCGCCGTGCCGGTCGAGTCGCGCATCGCGGAGATCGCGCTCACCGGCGACGTGACCGACGACCTGCGCACGCTGCAGCTCATGCAGCTGCAGTTCCAGGAGAGCCTCGCCTCGGTGCGCGGCATCGAGGACGTGGACCTGCGGTTCAACGGCGCCGACGACGAGATCCCCGACCTCGCGCTGTCGGTGCCGGTGCTGAACCCGCGGGTCGACCCGCGCACCGTCGTGTACCGCGACGGCGAGTTCGGCTACCTGTCGACCTCCTCGCAGGAGGTGGCGCGCATCGACGGCGTCTCCGACGCGGTCGAGGCGCTGCAGCCGCTGGACGCCGCCGTCGGCAGGGACGGCGAGACGGTCGCCGTGCTCGCGGCGTCGGGGGCGTGGGTGGTCCGCGCCGGCCGGGACGCCGAACGGGTCGACGCCCGCGAGGGGCTCGTCACTCCGGCGATCGACGGGTTCGGCATCGTGTGGACCGCGACCACCGGGCGCGCCGACGAGATCGCCTGGCATGCGCCGGACGGCTCGCAGGGGATCGTGGCGACCCCCTGGCCCGAGTCCGCCGGCATCGCCGCCCTCTCCGTCTCGCGCGACGGCACGCGCCTGGTCGTCCTCGTCCAGGCGGGCGAGCGCACGCAGCTCGAGGTCGCATCCATCGCCCGCGCCGACCAGCTCAACCTGCCGGACGCGCTCGGCGGACGCCTGGCGCTGACCGCGGTCGACGGCACGGCGCGCGACGTGGCGTGGCTCGGTCCGAGCACCGTCGCGTCGCTCACGACCGGGACCGACGGCGACACCATCGTCGTCACGCAGGACGTCGGCGGCACGAGCACCACCCGCGACGGGCCCGAGGACGCGCGCGAGATCGTGGGCGGCAACACGGTGCGCGAGGCGCGCATCCTCACCGCCGACGGAGACCTGGACCAGCAGAGCGGCGTGGCCTGGCAGGTGCGCTCCACCGGCATCGCGTTCGTCGCCTCGCAGCAGGGCTGAGCCGCCCTCCACAGGACGCGACCCGCGGGTCGGCCCGCCCCGATCACCGGCCGGGCGGATGCCGCGGGCGCGGCGCGCGAGCATGGTCCGGTGATCGACCCCGTGCTCGGCGCCCTGCACGACGCGGCCGCCGTGCTGCTGCCCGTGCGGTGCGCCGGATGCGGAGCCGACGGGCGCAGCGTGTGCGTCGCCTGCACACGGGCGCTGCACCCGCGCCCGGCCGAGGACGCGCGGGGCGACCTCGCCTTCGTCGCGGCGCTCGAGTACGGCGGGGCGGTACGCGCCGTGCTGGCCGCCTACAAGGACGGCGGGCGCATCGACGCCGCCGCCGCCCTGGCGCCCGCGCTCGCGGCCGCGGTCGCAGCGGCGGCGGCGCGCGCGGCGCGGGGCGGGAGTCCGCCCGAACTCGTCTGCGTGCCGTCCGCGGCCGCAGCACGGCGCGCCCGCGGGTACCACCCCGTGGAGCTGCTGCTCCGGCGCGGCGGGCTGCGGTCGGCGCGCCTGCTCGCCCGCACCGGGAGCCGCACGGACCAGGCGGGCCTGGGCCTCGCCGCGCGCGAGCGGAACGCCGCCGGTGCGCTGCGGGCGCTGCCGCGGGCACGGGGACGGCGCGTGATCCTGGTCGACGACATCGTCACCACGGGTGCCACCGCGCGGGAGGCGGTGCGTGCGCTGACGGCCGGCGGCGCGGACGTCGCCGGGGTCGCGGCGCTCGCGCGGACGCCTCGCCGGACGTCGTCGGGGCTCCCTCGGGCGACCGAGAGGCGGGCCGATCCGCTTCATGGCGGGCGCACGTGAAGCCCTCGGCGAACGTTCGGAAACCATCGCGTGACTTTGCCGGTGCGCCGGGTTAGCGTGAGAGCAAGGCGTGGAGCACTCGCCCCTCCGCCGGGCGGCACGCCGGATCAGGGAGGTCGTCATGGAACTGAACATCGTCGGACGCAACTTGGGGATCACCGACCGTTTCCGCGACTACGCCGGCGAGAAGGCCGAGAAGGTCGAACACCTGGCGGAACGTGCCCTCGCCCTCGACGTGAAGGTGAGCAGGCACCACGAGACCAACGGGAACAGCGGGCCCGACCGGGTGGAACTCACCCTGATCGGGAAGGGCCCCGTCGTCCGGGCCGAGGCAGACGGCCAGGACAAGTACGCCGCGTTCGACGTCGCCCTCGGGCGCCTGCTGGAACGGATCCGCAGGGCCAAGGACCGCAGGAAGGTCCATCGAGGGCAGCACCGGCCGAAGTCGCTCCGCGAGGCGAGCAGCGACGGGTTCTTCGGCCACGGCGTGCAGCCCGCGGATGCCGCGGTGCTCGAGCGCGTGCGTGACGGCAGCGGCCCCGTGGAGGACGTCGCGGAGGCCGAGCAGGAGGACGAGTACTGCCCGGTCGTGATCCGGCGGAAGGTCTTCGCCACGACCCCGATGACGGTCGACGACGCGCTCTACTTCATGGAGCTGGTCGGCCACGACTTCTACCTCTTCATCGATTCCGAGAACGGGCGCCCGAGCGTGGTGTACCGGCGCAAGGGGTGGGACTACGGCCTGATCGGCCTCGACGAGCAGGCCGACGCCGCGAGCCCGGAGGGGCTCGAGGAGCAGCTCGTGCAGGCCGGCGCGGCCCGCGGCTGAGTGGCGCGCGGGACGGCGGCGACCGCCGCCGTCCCACCGTCTCGGCGCGTGTGTCCACGGAGGTGCCGGGGCACACAGCCGTCTCGCCGATACGATTGCTATGATCGACCGCTGCGGGCCGACGCGACCTTGATCGCGCCCCGCGAGCGGCGCGGATCACGCGCCGTACGACGAGTGGAGAGCATCCGTGGCCTCAATTCTGGAAAGGGTTCTTCGCGTCGGCGAAGGACGCACGCTCAAGCGACTGGAGCACTACGCGAAGGCGGTCAACGCCCTCGAGGAGGACTTCAGCTCACTGAGCGACGAGGAACTGAAGCACGAGACGGTCGAGCTGCGCGAGCGCTACGTCGGCGGCGAGTCGCTCGACGACCTGCTGCCCGAGGCGTTCGCGGCGATCCGCGAGGCCGCCAAGCGCACCCTCGGCATGCGCCCGTACGACGTGCAGCTCATGGGCGGCGCGGCGCTGCACCTCGGCAACATCGCCGAGATGAAGACCGGTGAGGGCAAGACGCTCGTCGCGACGACGGCCGCGTACCTGAACGCGCTCGCCGGTCGTGGCGTGCACATCATCACGGTCAACGACTTCCTCGCGAGCTACCAGTCCGAGCTCATGGGCCGCGTGTTCCGCGCGCTCGGCATGACCACCGGATGCATCGTGGCCGGCCAGACCCCGGCCGAGCGCCGCGAGCAGTACCAGGCCGACATCACCTACGGCACGAACAACGAGTTCGGCTTCGACTACCTGCGCGACAACATGGCGTGGCAGTCGGCCGACATGGTCCAGCGCGGCCACTTCTTCGCGATCGTCGACGAGGTCGACTCGATCCTCATCGACGAGGCGCGCACGCCGCTCATCATCTCCGGCCCCGCGTCGGGCGAGGCGAACCGCTGGTTCGGCGAGTTCGCGCGCCTCGCGCAGCGGCTCGTGCCCGGCGAGGACTTCGAGGTCGACGAGAAGAAGCGCACCGTCGGCGTGCTGGAGCCCGGCATCGAGAAGGTCGAGGACTACCTCGGCATCGACAACCTCTACGAGTCGGCCAACACGCCGCTCATCTCGTTCCTCAACAACGCGATCAAGGCGTCTGCCCTGTTCAAGCGCGACAAGGACTACGTCGTCATGAACGGCGAGGTGCTCATCGTGGACGAGCACACCGGCCGCATCCTGGTCGGCCGCCGCTACAACGAGGGCATCCACCAGGCGATCGAGGCGAAGGAGGGCGTGCAGGTCAAGGCCGAGAACCAGACCCTCGCCACCGTCACCCTGCAGAACTACTTCCGTCTCTACTCCAAGCTCTCGGGCATGACCGGTACCGCCGAGACCGAGGCTGCCGAGTTCATGTCGACCTACAAGCTCGGCGTGGTCGCGATCCCGACCAACAAGCCGATGGTCCGCATCGACCAGCCCGACCTCGTCTACAAGAACGAGGAGGCGAAGTTCGCCCAGGTGGTCGAGGACATCGTCGAGCGCCACCGGAACGGCCAGCCCGTGCTCGTCGGCACGACGAGCGTCGAGAAGAGCGAGTACCTCTCTCGCCTCCTGGCGAAGAAGGGCGTGCGGCACGAGGTGCTGAACGCCAAGAACCACGCGCGCGAGGCGGCGATCATCGCGCAGGCCGGGCGCCTCGGCGCGGTCACCGTCGCGACGAACATGGCCGGCCGCGGCACCGACATCATGCTCGGCGGCAACGCCGAGTTCATCGCGGTGCAGGAGATGCACGAGAAGGGCCTCAGCCCCGCGGAGACGCCGGAGGAGTACGAGGCCGAGTGGGACGGCGTGTTCGACCGCGTCAAGTCGGCCGTCGCGACCGAGGCCGAGAAGGTGCTCGCCGCGGGCGGCCTCTACGTGCTGGGAACCGAGCGCCACGAGTCCCGTCGCATCGACAACCAGCTGCGCGGCCGCTCCGGCCGCCAGGGCGACCCGGGGGAGAGCCGGTTCTACCTGTCGCTCACCGACGACCTCATGCGCCTGTTCAACTCGGGCGCCGCCGAGAGCCTGATGTCGCGCGGCGTGCCGGACGACGTGGCCATCGAGTCGAAGGTCGTCACCCGTGCCATCCGCTCGGCGCAGTCGCAGGTCGAGGTGCGCAACGCGGAGATCCGCAAGAACGTCCTGAAGTACGACGACGTGCTCAACCGCCAGCGCGAGGCCATCTACGGCGATCGCCGGCACATCCTGCAGGGCGACGACCTGCACGAGCGCACGCAGCACTTCCTCGAGGACGTCATCGACGAGGTGCTCGACCAGCACATCGGCGAGGGCAACCCCGACGAGTGGGACTTCGACGCGCTCTGGGCGGAGCTGAAGACGCTCTACCCGATCGGCATCACCATCGACGAGGTCGTGGCCGAGGCGGGCGAGAAGGGTCGCATCAACCGCGAGTTCGTGCGCAGCGAGATCCTCTCCGACGCGAAGCTCGCCTACGGTCGCCGCGAGGAGCAGCTCGGCTCGCCGGCCATGCGCGAGCTCGAGCGCCGCGTGGTGCTCTCGGTCATCGACCGACGCTGGCGCGACCACCTGTACGAGATGGACTACCTGAAGGACGGCATCGGCCTGCGCGCCATGGCGCAGCGCGACCCGCTGGTCGAGTACCAGCGCGAGGGCTACGCGATGTTCCAGCAGATGATGGGCTCCATCCGCGAGGAGACCGTCGGGTTCCTCTTCAACCTCGAGGTCGAGGTGAACCCGGCCGGCGCCGCGGGCCCGACGATCGCCGCACGCGGCCTCACCCGCGCGGAGGCGCCGGAGGACAAGCTGAGCTACAGCGCCCCGAGCGACTCGGGCGGCGTCGAGGTGCGCAACCAGCGCGGTCAGGTGCAGCAGGCGGCGACGCAGCGCGCACGTCGTGCGGTCGCCGCGCAGCAGCTGGCGCCGCGTCCGACGGGGCAGGAGGTCGCGCGCGGGGCGTTCGGCCAGCCGACCTCCGCGGAGTCGGGGGCCGACGAGGCGCCGCAGAACCGCGCGCAGCGTCGTGCCCAGGAGCGCCGGGGGCGCTGAGCCGGAGCATGTTCCCGGGCACGCGGCGCGCCGCCTGCCCGGGAGTGCGCGGCGCGCGGCGACCGCGTCGGTGCGATGCGGTGGGCGCGCAGAAGCCCGGGTGGGTGCCGTGGGCACCGTCGCACCGGAGGACGCGGGTCCCGAGCGACCGCGTCAGCCGGTGAAGCGCGTCAGAGGACGCTGATGGCGCTCGCGCGCCAGCGGGCGTCGAGGCCCTCGAGTCGGATGGCCACGGCGCGCGAGCGCGCCTTGCTGTGGACCATCACCACGGCCTCGATGACCCCGTCGCGCGGTTCGCACTGCAGGATGCGCCCGATGCTGAATGCGGGGCGCGACGGCGCCTGGCCCTTCACGCGGCGGGCGCGGGCGCCGAGCACGACGCGCTTCAGCAGGTGCCGGTACACGTCGTCGTTCACCCAACGCGCCATCTGCTCGAGCTCGCGGGCGCCCGCGAGGACCTCGATCACGCAGCGCGTGAGGTTGGTCAGCAGCGGTTCCGGGTCTGGAAGCTCGCTGCGCGCCGACGGCTGTCGGGCGAAGAAATCGTCATCGAATGCGGTGCCGGAACCCCTGATGGCCCCCCTCGGTCCGACATCCCTCCTCACTGCTGCGGTCATGTCTGCTCCACACGGGATGCGTCGCCCGCCGGCCGTGACGGGCGACGAGACGGCCCCCGTCTCCGGGGGCCGAGTCGGTCATTGCTGAGCAAGTTACGTGCGTGTCATGCACGGTGTCAATAAGGAACCCTCATTGTGGATAAATCGTAGTCACACCGTAACCGGACGGTAGCTTTCGCTGGTGATGGGCGACGGATTCCTCGACGATCTCGACGCCGAGCTCGCCTTCGCGGACCGCGCGGACGCACGGGAGCTCCAGGCGGAGGAGGAGCGCCTGCGCGTCGCGCGGCTCGGCCTGCGCGACCGGATCGTGGGGATGGCGCGGGACCACGACGGACGGGGGATCCGCATCGACCTGCGCGATCGCACGAGCATCGTGCTCGCGCCGGAGCGGTCCGGACGCGACTGGGTGTCCGGTCGGGCGGCGGCGCCCGACGGGGCCGGCACGTTCCCGTGCGTGGTCCCGATGCACGCGATCCGCGCGATCGTCCCGGCGCGCGCGGACCTGCCGGCGAGCCTCGCGGCCACGGGCCCCGGGGAGGTGGGCGACCGGCTGGGGCTCGGCGCGGTGCTGCGCGACCTGTGCCGCCGACGCGCCGCGGTCACGATCGCCAGCGGCGGGCAGGTGCTGCACGGCACCATCGACCGCGTCGGCCGCGACCACCTCGACCTCGCCGTCCACGAGCCGGGCACCGCCCGTCGCGACGCGGACGTGCGGCAGGTGCGCATCGTCCCGTTCGCCGAGGTCGACCTCGTGCGGTGGTGACGCGCGCGGGCGGCACCGTCAGCTGCGGTGCGCCTCGCGGATGACGCGTCCCCCCGACAGCTCGGGGATGTTCGCGAAGTCGGACTGCAGCCAGAGGTTGAGGCGTCGAGCCTCCTCGTACTTCGCCTCGATGTACGACTCGAGCACGTCGCGCTCGACCCGCCAGACGCCGGCGCTCGTGATGCGGATCGCCGGCAGTTCGCCGGACCGTACGAGATCGGACGCCTCGGAGACGGAGATCCGCAAGGTCTCCGCCACGTCGCCGAGCGTCAGAAAACGCCCGACCGATTCCCCACCCGAGCTGGCCATGTGTCGATTATGGCGGGACGGTCTCGGAGCGTGATCTCGTGTGGATAACTTCACGGCGACCTCACATGTTCGGTCACGATGGGTCCGCCGCGCGCGGGGCGGCGGATGGGAGGCGGTCGGTGGCCGGTGCGGGAGCGGATGGCGGGAGCGTGCGCGTGCGGCGCGCGACGGACGTGCGGCTGGTCGTGGGGGTGCTGCTCGTGCTCGGGTCGGCGCTCGGCAGCTGGCTGCTCGTGGACGCGCTCGACCGGACCACGCGCGTCTACGCCGCGCCCGAGACGCTGGCCCCCGGCACCACGGTGCGCCTCGACGAGCTCGCCGTCGTGGACGTCCGGCTGGGGCCGAGCGCGGGGCACTACCTCGGCGTCGAGGAGGACGGCGAGCGCATCGTGCTCACCACCGTCCGCGCGGGCGAGCTCGTGCCCGCGGCCGCGCTCGGCGACGTCGCGGCCGATGCCCTCGCGACCGTCGTCGTGACGCCGGTCGCGCCGCTGCCCGCGGCGATCGCCGCGGGCACCCCCGTCGACCTGTGGGCCGCGGCACCCGTCGAGCGGGGCGCCTGGGGGCCGCCGGCGGTGCTCGTGCCGCGGGCGGTCGTGCAGGCCGTGCAGCGCGACGACGCGGCCATGGGCGGACTCGAGGCGGCGCCGGCGGTCGAGCTCGCGATACCGCGGGCCGACGTGCCCGCGGTGCTCGCCGCGATCTCGGCCGGCGACGCCATGCACCTGGTCGTCGCTCGCGCCGGCGGGGCCGGCTGAGGTGGCGCGCATCGCGCTGGTGCTCGGCCACGAGATCGAGGACCGCCTGCTCGCCGACGTGATCGACCACGGCCACGTCGTCGTCGCGCGCCTCGTCAGCGCCCACGAGCTCCTCGGGTCGCTCGACGCCCTCGCGCCCGAGGTGGTGCTGGTGGGAGCCGGGCGGGCGACGCTGGGCCGCGAGCTGCTCGCCGAGTGCGATGCCCGGGGCGTGCGGGTGGTGGCGCTGGCCGCGAACGACCTCGAACGCCACCACGCCCGGCACATCGGCCTGCTCGAGGTCGCCGACGCCGGCGCGGCGTGGCCGGAGATCGAGGCGCTCGTGCTGGGGCAGGCGCCACCGCCCGACGAGGAGGCGCACGGCGCCCGCCCGCGCGGCACGGTGATCTCGGTCTGGGGGCCGACCGGCGCGCCCGGCCGCACCACGCTCGCGGTCGAGCTGGCGGCGGCGTTCGCGCGCCGCGACCGGTCGGTCGTGCTCGTGGACGCCGATGCGTACGGGGGAGCGGTCGCCCCGCGTCTCGGCCTGCTCGACGCGGCACCGGGCTTCGCGGCGGCGTGCCGGCTCGCGGCATCCGACGCCCTCGACCGCGCGGAACTCGACCGCCTCGCGCAGCGCCACACGGCCGCGGGCGGATCGTTCCGCGTGCTCACGGGGCTCGCGGGGACGCGGCGCTGGCCGGAGCTCGCCGCCGACCGCGTCGCATCCGTGCTCGACGCCCTCCGCGGATGGGCGGAGGTGGTCGTGGTCGACACGGGGTTCTGCCTCGAGCGCGACGAGGAGCTCTCGACCGACGTGTTCGCGCCGCGGCGCAATGCCGCGACGGTCGCGGCGATCGAGGTCGCGGACCGCACCGTGGCAGTGGGCCAGGCGGACGCCGTCGGACTGTCGCGGCTCGTGCGCGGGTACGCGGACCTGCTCGAGTGCACCGACGCGTCGCGCGTGCACCCGGTGGTGAACCGGGTGCGAGGCTCCGTGCTCGGCGTGGACGCCGGCGGGCAGGTCCGGCACGCGCTGCACCGGCTCGCCGGCATCGCCGACGCGACGCTCCTCCCCGACGACCGGCGCGCGGCCGACGCGGCACTGCTCGCCGCACGGCCCGTCGCCGAGGCCGCCCCGCGGTCGGCCCTGGCGTCGGCCGTCGCCGGCCTCGCCGAGCGGGTCCTCCCGGGTACGGCGACCGCGGCGTCACCGCGGCGGGGCCGGCGCACCCCCGCGCGCGTGTGAGGCGTCGCCGCGCGCGCGAAGTACGCTGGGGATCGTGTCGACGCTCAGTGACCTCGTTCTCGCCCAGGGCCGCAGCAGCGAGGAGGACCTCGACTGGCTGCACATGCTGGTGGGCGACCTGCAACTCCTGGCGGACCTCGCGTTCGCCGACATCGTGCTCTGGGCCCCCGGCGCGGACGCCCCGTTCGTCGCGGTCGCGCACGCCCGGCCGTCGGGCGCGGCGACGCTGTTCTACCGCGACTTCGTCGGCCAGCCCGTGAAGGACGACTGGCGCGACCTCGTCACGCGCGCGTACGACACCGGAACGGTGGTCGACTCCTCGGCCCTCGACTGGTACGAGGAGATGCCCACGCGCATGCGCGCCGTGCCCGTGAAGCGGCGGCTCCAGACGACCGGCCCCGAGGTGACCGAGCGCCCCATCGCGGTACTCACCCGGCACTCCAACCTCAGCCAGTCGCGCACGCCGAGCCGCCAGGAGCTCACCTTCAACGACTGCGCCGACGAGCTGTTCGCGATGATCGCGTCCGGGGACTTCCCCGACCTCGGCGCGCCGTCCGGCCCGCGGCGAGGCGCCCCCCGCGCATCCGACGGGCTGATCCGCCTCGACGTCGACGGGGTGACCACCTTCGCCAGCCCCAATGCGCTCTCCGCGTTCTACCGCATGGGCTTCGCCGAGGAGCTCGAATCGGAGTCGCTGGCCGAGGTGACCACCCGGCTGCTCGCGGGCCGCCTCGAGGTGGACGAGTCGCTGCCCCTGGTCGTCACCGGCCGGGCGCCGTGGCGCACCGACATCGAGTCGAAGGGCGTGACGGTCACGCTCCGGGCGATTCCGATCCGGCACCGGGGGGAGCGGGTCGGCGCGATCGTGCTCTGCCGCGACGTCACCGAGATGCGGCACCAGGAGCAGGAGCTCATCACCAAGGACGCGACGATCCGCGAGATCCACCACCGGGTGAAGAACAACCTCCAGACCGTCGCGTCGCTGCTGCGCATCCAGGCGCGGCGCACCCACTCCGAGGAGGCGCGCAGCGCGCTCACCCAGGCGATGCGGCGGGTCGGCGCGATCGCGGTCGTGCACGACACCCTCTCGGAGGGCCTCAGCCAGAACGTCGACTTCGACCAGGTGTTCGACCGTGCGCTGCTGCTCGTCGCCGAGGTCGCGGCCGCGCACAACACGACGGCCCACCCGAAGCGGACGGGCACGTTCGGGGTCCTCCCGAGCGCGTACGCGACGCCCCTCGCGCTCGCGCTCACGGAACTCGTCACGAACGCCGTCGAGCACGGGCTCGCCGGGCAGGAGGGCGACGTGGAGATCACCGCGGAACGCACGAGCGACACCCTCACGGTCGAGGTGCGCGACACCGGCTCCGGCCTGCCCGAGGGGAAGGTCGGCGAGGGGCTCGGAACGCAGATCGTGCGCACCCTCATCCAGGGCGAGCTGGGCGGCACGATCGACTGGCACACCGTGGTGGGCACCGGCACGGAGGTCACGATCTCGGTGCCGATGCGCTGGATCACGCAGTCGTGACCCGA
It contains:
- a CDS encoding sensor histidine kinase, translating into MSTLSDLVLAQGRSSEEDLDWLHMLVGDLQLLADLAFADIVLWAPGADAPFVAVAHARPSGAATLFYRDFVGQPVKDDWRDLVTRAYDTGTVVDSSALDWYEEMPTRMRAVPVKRRLQTTGPEVTERPIAVLTRHSNLSQSRTPSRQELTFNDCADELFAMIASGDFPDLGAPSGPRRGAPRASDGLIRLDVDGVTTFASPNALSAFYRMGFAEELESESLAEVTTRLLAGRLEVDESLPLVVTGRAPWRTDIESKGVTVTLRAIPIRHRGERVGAIVLCRDVTEMRHQEQELITKDATIREIHHRVKNNLQTVASLLRIQARRTHSEEARSALTQAMRRVGAIAVVHDTLSEGLSQNVDFDQVFDRALLLVAEVAAAHNTTAHPKRTGTFGVLPSAYATPLALALTELVTNAVEHGLAGQEGDVEITAERTSDTLTVEVRDTGSGLPEGKVGEGLGTQIVRTLIQGELGGTIDWHTVVGTGTEVTISVPMRWITQS
- a CDS encoding helix-turn-helix domain-containing protein, with the translated sequence MASSGGESVGRFLTLGDVAETLRISVSEASDLVRSGELPAIRITSAGVWRVERDVLESYIEAKYEEARRLNLWLQSDFANIPELSGGRVIREAHRS
- a CDS encoding Rv3235 family protein produces the protein MIEVLAGARELEQMARWVNDDVYRHLLKRVVLGARARRVKGQAPSRPAFSIGRILQCEPRDGVIEAVVMVHSKARSRAVAIRLEGLDARWRASAISVL
- a CDS encoding AAA family ATPase, translated to MARIALVLGHEIEDRLLADVIDHGHVVVARLVSAHELLGSLDALAPEVVLVGAGRATLGRELLAECDARGVRVVALAANDLERHHARHIGLLEVADAGAAWPEIEALVLGQAPPPDEEAHGARPRGTVISVWGPTGAPGRTTLAVELAAAFARRDRSVVLVDADAYGGAVAPRLGLLDAAPGFAAACRLAASDALDRAELDRLAQRHTAAGGSFRVLTGLAGTRRWPELAADRVASVLDALRGWAEVVVVDTGFCLERDEELSTDVFAPRRNAATVAAIEVADRTVAVGQADAVGLSRLVRGYADLLECTDASRVHPVVNRVRGSVLGVDAGGQVRHALHRLAGIADATLLPDDRRAADAALLAARPVAEAAPRSALASAVAGLAERVLPGTATAASPRRGRRTPARV